One Panthera leo isolate Ple1 chromosome B1, P.leo_Ple1_pat1.1, whole genome shotgun sequence DNA window includes the following coding sequences:
- the ANKRD50 gene encoding ankyrin repeat domain-containing protein 50 isoform X2: MKPPQQSLYLLVDSVDEGCNITEGEQTSTSLSGTVAELLAGHHEFFPPWLLLLCSARKQSKAVTKMFTGFRKISLDDLRKAYIVKDVQQYILHRLDQEEALRQHLTKETAEMLNQLHIKSSGCFLYLERVLDGVVENFIMLREIRDIPGTLNGLYLWLCQRLFVRKQFAKVQPILNVILAACRPLTITELYHAVWTKNMSLTLEDFQRKLDVLSKLLVDGLGNTKILFHYSFAEWLLDVKHCTQKYLCNAAEGHRMLAMSYTCQAKNLTPLEAQEFALHLINSNLQLETAELALWMIWNGTPVRDSLSTLIPKEQEVLQLLVKAGAHVNSEDDRTSCIVRQALEREDSIRTLLDNGASVNQCDSNGRTLLANAAYSGNLDVVNLLVSRGADLEIEDAHGHTPLTLAARQGHTKVVNCLIGCGANINHTDQDGWTALRSAAWGGHTEVVSALLYAGVKVDCADADSRTALRAAAWGGHEDIVLNLLQHGAEVNKADNEGRTALIAAAYMGHREIVEHLLDHGAEVNHEDVDGRTALSVAALCVPASKGHASVVSLLIDRGAEVDHCDKDGMTPLLVAAYEGHVDVVDLLLEGGADVDHTDNNGRTPLLAAASMGHASVVNTLLFWGAAVDSIDSEGRTVLSIASAQGNVEVVRTLLDRGLDENHRDDAGWTPLHMAAFEGHRLICEALIEQGARTNEIDNDGRIPFILASQEGHYDCVQILLENKSNVDQRGYDGRNALRVAALEGHRDIVELLFSHGADVNYKDADGRPTLYILALENQLTMAEYFLENGANVEASDAEGRTALHVSCWQGHLEMVQVLITYHADINAADNEKRSALQSAAWQGHVKVVQLLIEHGAIVDHTCNQGATALCIAAQEGHIDVVQVLLEHGADPNHADQFGRTAMRVAAKNGHSQIIKLLEKYGASTLNGCSPSPVHTMEQKPLQSASSKMQSLTIKSNSSGSTGGGDVQPSLRGLPNGPAHAFSSPSESPDSTVDRQKSSLSNNSLKSSKNSSLRTTSSTATAQTVPIDSFHNLSFTEQIQQHSLPRSRSRQSIVSPSSTTQSLGQSHNSPSSEFEWSQVKPSLKSTKTNKGGKSENSSKSGAAGKKAKQNNSSQPKVLEYEMTQFDKRGPTAKSGTSAAPKQTPAESQCKIMVPSTQQEIGRSQQQFLIHQQSGEQKKRNGIMTNPNYHLQSNQVFLGRVSVPRTIQDRGHQEVLEGYPSSETELSLKQALKLQIEGSDPSFNYKKETPL; this comes from the exons ATGAAACCTCCCCAACAAAGCCTGTATCTACTTGTTGACTCTGTGGATGAAGGGTGTAACATTACCGAAGGTGAACAAACATCTACCAGCTTATCTGGAACTGTTGCGGAGCTCTTAGCTGGTCACCATGAGTTCTTTCCACCATGGCTATTGCTTCTGTGTTCTGCCCGAAAACAGAGTAAGGCTGTTACTAAAATGTTTACTG gtTTTCGAAAAATAAGTTTAGATGACCTTCGGAAGGCATACATCGTTAAGGATGTTCAGCAGTACATCCTTCATCGTTTAGATCAAGAAGAAGCTTTGCGACAACATCTCACTAAAGAAACTGCAGAGATGTTAAATCAACTTCACATTAAAAGCAGTGGATGCTTTCTTTATCTAGAACGAGTTCTAGACGGAGTTGtagaaaattttattatgttgagagaGATTCGTGACATCCCAGGAACTCTTAATGGTCTGTATCTCTGGCTGTGTCAGAGACTTTTTGTAAGAAAACAGTTTGCAAAAGTCCAGCCTATTTTGAATGTGATTCTTGCAGCCTGCCGGCCTTTGACCATAACGGAATTGTATCATGCAGTCTGGACTAAAAATATGTCATTAACCTTAGAGGACTTTCAACGTAAGTTAGATGTCCTCTCCAAACTTCTTGTTGATGGACTAGGAAATACTAAAATACTGTTTCACTATAGTTTTGCAGAGTGGCTTCTGGATGTGAAACACTGCACTCAGAAGTATTTATGTAATGCAGCAGAAGGACACAGAATGTTGGCTATGAGTTATACCTGTCAAGCCAAGAATTTAACACCATTGGAAGCACAAGAATTTGCATTGCATTTAATTAATTCAAACTTGCAGTTAGAGACAGCTGAGTTAGCTCTCTGGATGATATGGAATGGTACACCTGTCAGAGATTCTCTGTCTACTTTAATACCCAAGGAACAAGAAGTGCTACAGCTGTTGGTTAAAGCTGGTGCGCACGTCAACAGTGAAGATGACCGCACATCATGCATAGTCCGACAAGCCTTAGAAAGAGAGGATTCCATTCGGACATTATTAGATAATGGAGCTTCAGTAAATCAATGTGATTCAAATGGGAGAACATTATTGGCTAATGCTGCATACAGTGGCAATCTTGATGTCGTGAATTTACTTGTCTCCAGGGGAGCAGATTTAGAGATAGAAGATGCTCATGGACATACACCACTTACCCTAGCTGCTAGACAAGGACATACCAAGGTGGTTAATTGTTTGATTGGGTGTGGAGCAAACATTAATCATACTGATCAAGATGGTTGGACAGCATTAAGATCTGCTGCTTGGGGTGGCCATACGGAGGTAGTTTCTGCACTACTTTATGCTGGCGTAAAAGTGGATTGTGCAGATGCTGATAGCCGAACAGCCTTGAGAGCAGCAGCATGGGGAGGTCACGAGGATATTGTACTGAATTTGCTACAACATGGTGCTGAAGTCAACAAAGCTGATAATGAAGGTCGAACTGCATTGATAGCAGCAGCCTACATGGGACATAGAGAAATTGTGGAACACCTGCTGGACCACGGAGCAGAAGTGAATCATGAGGATGTCGACGGCAGGACCGCTCTCTCTGTAGCTGCACTTTGTGTGCCTGCAAGTAAAGGACATGCATCGGTTGTCAGTCTTTTAATTGACCGAGGTGCTGAAGTAGATCATTGTGATAAAGATGGCATGACTCCGTTGCTGGTAGCTGCTTATGAAGGACATGTTGATGTGGTTGACTTGCTTCTAGAAGGGGGAGCAGATGTCGACCATACAGATAACAACGGTCGCACACCCCTCCTAGCAGCAGCTTCTATGGGCCATGCGTCAGTTGTAAACACACTTTTGTTTTGGGGTGCAGCAGTGGACAGCATTGACAGCGAGGGCAGGACAGTCCTCAGCATAGCTTCAGCCCAAGGAAATGTGGAGGTAGTACGTACCCTACTGGATAGAGGGTTAGATGAAAATCACAGAGATGATGCTGGATGGACACCTTTGCATATGGCAGCTTTTGAAGGTCACAGATTAATATGTGAAGCACTTATTGAACAAGGTGCTAGAACAAATGAGATCGATAACGATGGACGGATACCTTTCATATTAGCTTCGCAAGAGGGTCATTATGATTGTGTTCAAATCTTATTGGAAAATAAATCCAACGTTGATCAGAGAGGTTATGATGGAAGAAATGCGCTGCGTGTTGCTGCGTTAGAAGGGCATAGGGACATTGTTGAATTACTTTTTAGCCACGGAGCTGACGTTAACTACAAAGATGCTGATGGTAGGCCTACGCTTTATATTTTGGCCTTAGAAAACCAGCTTACGATGGCTGAGTATTTTTTAGAAAACGGTGCAAATGTAGAAGCAAGCGATGCCGAAGGAAGGACAGCACTTCATGTTTCCTGCTGGCAAGGCCATTTGGAAATGGTGCAGGTTCTGATAACCTACCATGCTGACATCAACGCTGCAGACAATGAAAAGCGGTCTGCCTTGCAGTCTGCAGCTTGGCAGGGCCACGTAAAAGTGGTTCAGCTTCTGATTGAGCATGGCGCCATAGTTGACCATACGTGCAACCAAGGTGCGACTGCCCTCTGTATTGCAGCCCAAGAAGGGCACATTGATGTTGTGCAGGTTTTGTTAGAGCACGGTGCTGATCCAAACCATGCCGATCAATTTGGACGCACTGCTATGCGGGTTGCAGCCAAAAATGGACattctcaaataattaaattattagaaaaatatggtGCATCTACTTTGAATGGCTGTTCCCCGTCTCCTGTTCATACAATGGAGCAAAAACCTCTACAATCGGCGTCTTCAAAAATGCAGTCGTTAACAATTAAATCAAATAGTTCTGGCAGTACTGGTGGAGGGGATGTGCAGCCTTCACTGCGTGGTTTACCTAATGGGCCAGCTCATGCATTCAGTTCTCCTTCGGAATCTCCAGATTCTACAGTCGATCGTCAGAAGTCGTCATTGTCAAATAATTCCCTGAAAAGCTCAAAAAACTCATCTTTGAGAACTACTTCATCTACAGCAACAGCCCAAACAGTGCCAATTGATAGCTTTCATAACCTGTCATTTACAGAACAAATTCAGCAGCATTCATTGCCGCGCAGTAGAAGTCGACAGTCCATCGTTTCCCCGTCTTCCACAACACAGTCCCTGGGACAGAGCCATAATTCACCGAGTAGTGAATTTGAGTGGAGTCAAGTAAAACCCAGTTTGAAGTcaactaaaacaaataaagggGGGAAGTCAGAAAATTCCAGCAAATCGGGGGCAGCTGGAAAAAAGGctaaacaaaataattcttcACAGCCAAAGGTTTTAGAGTATGAAATGACTCAGTTTGATAAAAGAGGACCTACAGCCAAATCTGGTACTAGTGCAGCCCCTAAACAGACGCCAGCAGAATCTCAGTGCAAAATTATGGTACCTTCAACTCAGCAAGAAATTGGTCGATCTCAACAGCAATTTCTTATTCATCAACAAAGTGgggagcagaagaagagaaatggaataatGACAAATCCCAATTATCATCTTCAGAGCAACCAGGTCTTTCTTGGTAGGGTTTCAGTCCCACGGACAATACAAGACAGAGGGCATCAGGAAGTGTTAGAGGGATATCCTTCCTCAGAGACGGAATTAAGCCTTAAACAAGCCCTGAAGCTTCAGATCGAGGGTTCTGACCCTAGCTTCAACTATAAAAAGGAAACACCATTATAA
- the ANKRD50 gene encoding ankyrin repeat domain-containing protein 50 isoform X1, whose translation MTNPWEEKVCKMAQTSLLQGKQFYCREWVFHKLQHCLQEKTNCCNSAVNTPSLVMNSGNNASVVSGKGAAWGVLLVGGPGSGKTALCTELLWPSSPTSLQRGLHRQALAFHFCKAQDSDTLCVGGFIRGLVAQICRSGLLQGYEDKLRDPAVQSLLQPGECERNPAEAFKRCVLLPLLGMKPPQQSLYLLVDSVDEGCNITEGEQTSTSLSGTVAELLAGHHEFFPPWLLLLCSARKQSKAVTKMFTGFRKISLDDLRKAYIVKDVQQYILHRLDQEEALRQHLTKETAEMLNQLHIKSSGCFLYLERVLDGVVENFIMLREIRDIPGTLNGLYLWLCQRLFVRKQFAKVQPILNVILAACRPLTITELYHAVWTKNMSLTLEDFQRKLDVLSKLLVDGLGNTKILFHYSFAEWLLDVKHCTQKYLCNAAEGHRMLAMSYTCQAKNLTPLEAQEFALHLINSNLQLETAELALWMIWNGTPVRDSLSTLIPKEQEVLQLLVKAGAHVNSEDDRTSCIVRQALEREDSIRTLLDNGASVNQCDSNGRTLLANAAYSGNLDVVNLLVSRGADLEIEDAHGHTPLTLAARQGHTKVVNCLIGCGANINHTDQDGWTALRSAAWGGHTEVVSALLYAGVKVDCADADSRTALRAAAWGGHEDIVLNLLQHGAEVNKADNEGRTALIAAAYMGHREIVEHLLDHGAEVNHEDVDGRTALSVAALCVPASKGHASVVSLLIDRGAEVDHCDKDGMTPLLVAAYEGHVDVVDLLLEGGADVDHTDNNGRTPLLAAASMGHASVVNTLLFWGAAVDSIDSEGRTVLSIASAQGNVEVVRTLLDRGLDENHRDDAGWTPLHMAAFEGHRLICEALIEQGARTNEIDNDGRIPFILASQEGHYDCVQILLENKSNVDQRGYDGRNALRVAALEGHRDIVELLFSHGADVNYKDADGRPTLYILALENQLTMAEYFLENGANVEASDAEGRTALHVSCWQGHLEMVQVLITYHADINAADNEKRSALQSAAWQGHVKVVQLLIEHGAIVDHTCNQGATALCIAAQEGHIDVVQVLLEHGADPNHADQFGRTAMRVAAKNGHSQIIKLLEKYGASTLNGCSPSPVHTMEQKPLQSASSKMQSLTIKSNSSGSTGGGDVQPSLRGLPNGPAHAFSSPSESPDSTVDRQKSSLSNNSLKSSKNSSLRTTSSTATAQTVPIDSFHNLSFTEQIQQHSLPRSRSRQSIVSPSSTTQSLGQSHNSPSSEFEWSQVKPSLKSTKTNKGGKSENSSKSGAAGKKAKQNNSSQPKVLEYEMTQFDKRGPTAKSGTSAAPKQTPAESQCKIMVPSTQQEIGRSQQQFLIHQQSGEQKKRNGIMTNPNYHLQSNQVFLGRVSVPRTIQDRGHQEVLEGYPSSETELSLKQALKLQIEGSDPSFNYKKETPL comes from the exons ATGACTAATCCTTGGGAAGAGAAAGTCTGCAAAATGGCTCAAACGAGTTTACTGCAGGGGAAGCAGTTTTACTGTAGGGAGTGGGTTTTCCACAAGCTTCAGCATTGCCTCCAGGAGAAAACTAACTGCTGCAATAGTGCTGTCAACACACCATCCCTTGTAATGAATTCTGGGAATAATGCTAGTGTTGTCTCTGGAAAAGGAGCTGCCTGGGGTGTGTTGTTGGTAGGAGGGCCTGGCAGTGGCAAGACAGCCCTATGTACTGAGCTGTTGTGGCCAAGTTCACCTACGAGCTTGCAGAGAGGTTTACATCGCCAGGCTTTGGCCTTTCATTTCTGCAAAGCCCAGGACTCTGATACTTTGTGTGTTGGAGGGTTTATTAGAGGTCTAGTTGCCCAGATCTGCCGCAGTGGACTACTCCAAGGATATGAGGATAAGCTAAGGGATCCAGCAGTCCAAAGCCTGTTACAGCCTGGAGAATGTGAAAGGAACCCAGCTGAAGCATTTAAAAG GTGTGTTCTACTCCCTCTTTTGGGAATGAAACCTCCCCAACAAAGCCTGTATCTACTTGTTGACTCTGTGGATGAAGGGTGTAACATTACCGAAGGTGAACAAACATCTACCAGCTTATCTGGAACTGTTGCGGAGCTCTTAGCTGGTCACCATGAGTTCTTTCCACCATGGCTATTGCTTCTGTGTTCTGCCCGAAAACAGAGTAAGGCTGTTACTAAAATGTTTACTG gtTTTCGAAAAATAAGTTTAGATGACCTTCGGAAGGCATACATCGTTAAGGATGTTCAGCAGTACATCCTTCATCGTTTAGATCAAGAAGAAGCTTTGCGACAACATCTCACTAAAGAAACTGCAGAGATGTTAAATCAACTTCACATTAAAAGCAGTGGATGCTTTCTTTATCTAGAACGAGTTCTAGACGGAGTTGtagaaaattttattatgttgagagaGATTCGTGACATCCCAGGAACTCTTAATGGTCTGTATCTCTGGCTGTGTCAGAGACTTTTTGTAAGAAAACAGTTTGCAAAAGTCCAGCCTATTTTGAATGTGATTCTTGCAGCCTGCCGGCCTTTGACCATAACGGAATTGTATCATGCAGTCTGGACTAAAAATATGTCATTAACCTTAGAGGACTTTCAACGTAAGTTAGATGTCCTCTCCAAACTTCTTGTTGATGGACTAGGAAATACTAAAATACTGTTTCACTATAGTTTTGCAGAGTGGCTTCTGGATGTGAAACACTGCACTCAGAAGTATTTATGTAATGCAGCAGAAGGACACAGAATGTTGGCTATGAGTTATACCTGTCAAGCCAAGAATTTAACACCATTGGAAGCACAAGAATTTGCATTGCATTTAATTAATTCAAACTTGCAGTTAGAGACAGCTGAGTTAGCTCTCTGGATGATATGGAATGGTACACCTGTCAGAGATTCTCTGTCTACTTTAATACCCAAGGAACAAGAAGTGCTACAGCTGTTGGTTAAAGCTGGTGCGCACGTCAACAGTGAAGATGACCGCACATCATGCATAGTCCGACAAGCCTTAGAAAGAGAGGATTCCATTCGGACATTATTAGATAATGGAGCTTCAGTAAATCAATGTGATTCAAATGGGAGAACATTATTGGCTAATGCTGCATACAGTGGCAATCTTGATGTCGTGAATTTACTTGTCTCCAGGGGAGCAGATTTAGAGATAGAAGATGCTCATGGACATACACCACTTACCCTAGCTGCTAGACAAGGACATACCAAGGTGGTTAATTGTTTGATTGGGTGTGGAGCAAACATTAATCATACTGATCAAGATGGTTGGACAGCATTAAGATCTGCTGCTTGGGGTGGCCATACGGAGGTAGTTTCTGCACTACTTTATGCTGGCGTAAAAGTGGATTGTGCAGATGCTGATAGCCGAACAGCCTTGAGAGCAGCAGCATGGGGAGGTCACGAGGATATTGTACTGAATTTGCTACAACATGGTGCTGAAGTCAACAAAGCTGATAATGAAGGTCGAACTGCATTGATAGCAGCAGCCTACATGGGACATAGAGAAATTGTGGAACACCTGCTGGACCACGGAGCAGAAGTGAATCATGAGGATGTCGACGGCAGGACCGCTCTCTCTGTAGCTGCACTTTGTGTGCCTGCAAGTAAAGGACATGCATCGGTTGTCAGTCTTTTAATTGACCGAGGTGCTGAAGTAGATCATTGTGATAAAGATGGCATGACTCCGTTGCTGGTAGCTGCTTATGAAGGACATGTTGATGTGGTTGACTTGCTTCTAGAAGGGGGAGCAGATGTCGACCATACAGATAACAACGGTCGCACACCCCTCCTAGCAGCAGCTTCTATGGGCCATGCGTCAGTTGTAAACACACTTTTGTTTTGGGGTGCAGCAGTGGACAGCATTGACAGCGAGGGCAGGACAGTCCTCAGCATAGCTTCAGCCCAAGGAAATGTGGAGGTAGTACGTACCCTACTGGATAGAGGGTTAGATGAAAATCACAGAGATGATGCTGGATGGACACCTTTGCATATGGCAGCTTTTGAAGGTCACAGATTAATATGTGAAGCACTTATTGAACAAGGTGCTAGAACAAATGAGATCGATAACGATGGACGGATACCTTTCATATTAGCTTCGCAAGAGGGTCATTATGATTGTGTTCAAATCTTATTGGAAAATAAATCCAACGTTGATCAGAGAGGTTATGATGGAAGAAATGCGCTGCGTGTTGCTGCGTTAGAAGGGCATAGGGACATTGTTGAATTACTTTTTAGCCACGGAGCTGACGTTAACTACAAAGATGCTGATGGTAGGCCTACGCTTTATATTTTGGCCTTAGAAAACCAGCTTACGATGGCTGAGTATTTTTTAGAAAACGGTGCAAATGTAGAAGCAAGCGATGCCGAAGGAAGGACAGCACTTCATGTTTCCTGCTGGCAAGGCCATTTGGAAATGGTGCAGGTTCTGATAACCTACCATGCTGACATCAACGCTGCAGACAATGAAAAGCGGTCTGCCTTGCAGTCTGCAGCTTGGCAGGGCCACGTAAAAGTGGTTCAGCTTCTGATTGAGCATGGCGCCATAGTTGACCATACGTGCAACCAAGGTGCGACTGCCCTCTGTATTGCAGCCCAAGAAGGGCACATTGATGTTGTGCAGGTTTTGTTAGAGCACGGTGCTGATCCAAACCATGCCGATCAATTTGGACGCACTGCTATGCGGGTTGCAGCCAAAAATGGACattctcaaataattaaattattagaaaaatatggtGCATCTACTTTGAATGGCTGTTCCCCGTCTCCTGTTCATACAATGGAGCAAAAACCTCTACAATCGGCGTCTTCAAAAATGCAGTCGTTAACAATTAAATCAAATAGTTCTGGCAGTACTGGTGGAGGGGATGTGCAGCCTTCACTGCGTGGTTTACCTAATGGGCCAGCTCATGCATTCAGTTCTCCTTCGGAATCTCCAGATTCTACAGTCGATCGTCAGAAGTCGTCATTGTCAAATAATTCCCTGAAAAGCTCAAAAAACTCATCTTTGAGAACTACTTCATCTACAGCAACAGCCCAAACAGTGCCAATTGATAGCTTTCATAACCTGTCATTTACAGAACAAATTCAGCAGCATTCATTGCCGCGCAGTAGAAGTCGACAGTCCATCGTTTCCCCGTCTTCCACAACACAGTCCCTGGGACAGAGCCATAATTCACCGAGTAGTGAATTTGAGTGGAGTCAAGTAAAACCCAGTTTGAAGTcaactaaaacaaataaagggGGGAAGTCAGAAAATTCCAGCAAATCGGGGGCAGCTGGAAAAAAGGctaaacaaaataattcttcACAGCCAAAGGTTTTAGAGTATGAAATGACTCAGTTTGATAAAAGAGGACCTACAGCCAAATCTGGTACTAGTGCAGCCCCTAAACAGACGCCAGCAGAATCTCAGTGCAAAATTATGGTACCTTCAACTCAGCAAGAAATTGGTCGATCTCAACAGCAATTTCTTATTCATCAACAAAGTGgggagcagaagaagagaaatggaataatGACAAATCCCAATTATCATCTTCAGAGCAACCAGGTCTTTCTTGGTAGGGTTTCAGTCCCACGGACAATACAAGACAGAGGGCATCAGGAAGTGTTAGAGGGATATCCTTCCTCAGAGACGGAATTAAGCCTTAAACAAGCCCTGAAGCTTCAGATCGAGGGTTCTGACCCTAGCTTCAACTATAAAAAGGAAACACCATTATAA